The following are encoded together in the Weissella soli genome:
- a CDS encoding cell division protein SepF — MGYKDTSVYKLIMGDGQDDFEGDYYDDADTQATSKQATTQAESQTNSAPRSNRNVVNMTSGISASNDGGKIVVFVPRIMSDANTIAQRMIEGEAAVVDFQNMDEAQKQRTLDFLYGVKFAIKGEIKQIGSSNVYLAVPQNFEVGGELTQTLKNNF, encoded by the coding sequence ATGGGCTATAAAGATACGAGTGTCTACAAACTCATCATGGGCGATGGTCAAGATGACTTTGAAGGTGATTACTATGATGATGCCGACACACAAGCGACATCGAAACAAGCAACCACGCAAGCTGAGTCACAAACAAATTCAGCACCGCGTTCAAATCGAAATGTGGTCAATATGACTTCTGGCATTTCGGCATCAAATGATGGTGGTAAGATTGTGGTTTTTGTTCCACGAATCATGAGCGATGCTAATACGATCGCACAACGAATGATTGAAGGCGAAGCTGCCGTCGTTGACTTCCAAAATATGGACGAAGCACAAAAACAACGCACACTTGATTTCTTATATGGGGTTAAGTTCGCGATCAAAGGTGAGATTAAGCAAATTGGCAGTTCGAATGTTTATCTGGCCGTGCCACAAAACTTCGAGGTTGGTGGTGAATTAACTCAAACTTTGAAGAATAATTTCTAA
- a CDS encoding DivIVA domain-containing protein, with product MLTPQEIHAKEFSGRGRNYDKAEVNEFLDQVVIDFETVTEENKTLKTKLAEADAAAKQVEDMKQSVNASILIAQEAADRLKKQTESEVAATLQQAQVEAQKIVMEATAKANNITSESQQVNAALVEEKQVLTADMGNFKNKLTSLLQAQLDLINNSSEWAEYGAKPAEAEVTPAASEAATEDSAESVEASSAVETVVVFPEKSNEADKFLNNDEN from the coding sequence ATGCTAACCCCACAAGAGATTCATGCAAAAGAATTTTCAGGACGTGGTCGTAATTACGACAAGGCCGAAGTTAACGAATTTTTGGATCAAGTTGTTATTGATTTCGAGACAGTCACTGAAGAAAATAAGACTTTGAAGACGAAGTTGGCTGAGGCTGATGCAGCTGCTAAGCAAGTTGAAGACATGAAGCAATCAGTTAACGCTTCAATTTTGATCGCGCAAGAAGCCGCTGATCGTTTGAAGAAGCAAACTGAATCTGAAGTCGCTGCAACTTTGCAACAAGCACAAGTTGAAGCACAAAAGATTGTGATGGAAGCGACTGCAAAGGCTAATAACATTACGTCTGAATCACAACAAGTTAATGCTGCTCTTGTTGAGGAGAAGCAGGTATTGACAGCTGATATGGGTAACTTCAAGAATAAGTTGACGAGCTTATTGCAAGCGCAATTAGACTTGATTAACAACTCAAGCGAATGGGCTGAATATGGTGCTAAGCCTGCCGAAGCTGAAGTAACACCAGCGGCCTCAGAAGCAGCTACTGAAGATTCAGCTGAGTCCGTTGAAGCGTCATCTGCTGTTGAAACCGTCGTTGTTTTCCCAGAAAAGAGCAACGAAGCAGATAAGTTCTTGAACAACGACGAAAATTAG
- a CDS encoding YggT family protein: MLVLIKLVYYVIEGLEMIIILAALMSWLPGATDSKLGRIVNRIAGLIVDPVRRIMPRTSFIDFSPLVAILLLQAAQLGLTAIVRVLIGGY, encoded by the coding sequence ATGTTGGTATTAATCAAATTGGTATATTATGTAATTGAAGGTCTTGAAATGATTATCATTTTAGCGGCTCTCATGTCATGGTTACCTGGCGCCACAGATTCCAAGTTGGGACGAATCGTAAATCGTATTGCTGGATTAATTGTTGATCCGGTACGCCGGATTATGCCACGAACTAGCTTTATTGATTTTTCACCATTGGTTGCCATCTTGCTTTTGCAAGCAGCGCAACTAGGATTAACAGCGATTGTGCGAGTGCTTATTGGAGGCTACTAA
- a CDS encoding RNA-binding protein has protein sequence MADNIAQHFRPSEQTFIAQGEDFIRQALDEYRAVLTDFLNPRQIHILTTIVNRQTELKFKTFGGYEGAESQRMLIFPSYYEATLADFDMTLLEVNYPTKFAELHHSTILGALIHSGIERSSIGDILADDTGRWQIILTNPIARFVMSEVDHIGKNKVRFIDTPFEQVIATTEDWETSSLTVSSLRLDTIVANGYNISRTHAKELVERGAVRVNWTDIDRPDFMLAVNDLISVRKFGRLKLMAENGLTKKDKWRVEMAVIKK, from the coding sequence ATGGCGGACAATATTGCACAGCATTTCCGACCAAGCGAACAAACATTTATTGCGCAAGGTGAAGATTTTATTCGCCAAGCCCTCGATGAATACCGGGCGGTTTTAACAGATTTTTTAAATCCACGTCAGATCCACATTCTAACAACCATCGTTAATCGGCAAACTGAATTAAAGTTCAAGACTTTTGGTGGTTATGAAGGTGCTGAAAGTCAACGCATGTTAATTTTTCCGAGTTATTATGAAGCCACGTTGGCAGATTTTGACATGACCTTGCTAGAGGTTAATTACCCGACTAAATTTGCTGAGTTACATCATAGTACGATTTTGGGGGCATTAATTCACAGTGGTATTGAACGGAGCAGTATTGGTGATATTCTAGCTGATGATACTGGTCGCTGGCAGATCATCTTGACCAATCCGATCGCTCGATTTGTAATGAGTGAAGTCGATCATATTGGTAAAAATAAAGTCCGCTTTATTGACACACCGTTTGAACAAGTGATTGCCACGACCGAGGACTGGGAAACCAGTTCGTTAACCGTTTCATCGTTACGACTAGATACAATTGTGGCAAATGGTTATAATATCTCTAGGACGCATGCCAAAGAGCTCGTCGAACGTGGTGCCGTACGCGTTAATTGGACTGATATTGACCGACCAGATTTTATGCTAGCGGTAAATGATTTAATTTCGGTGCGTAAATTTGGTCGCTTGAAATTGATGGCCGAAAATGGTTTAACAAAAAAAGATAAGTGGCGCGTCGAGATGGCGGTCATTAAGAAATAG